A genomic region of Dreissena polymorpha isolate Duluth1 chromosome 4, UMN_Dpol_1.0, whole genome shotgun sequence contains the following coding sequences:
- the LOC127878705 gene encoding uncharacterized protein LOC127878705: MCYPSFGAVGSEYGVLIKTGSEGSVSITCPWTSLGRYDYTHATSDGVETCLATGDTWNMCADKKKMSFDLVSCSTKVAYASVAVSCIDSVPGTAETYVTVYNGGAVDNSTLFQFACFALSNDMTKASVAPGYCRKSQTSSSWPIDVATNNEIGGTLDVTNTYETCREYAFVLKANYIGCLCLSLLLEKVHLVK, encoded by the exons ATGTGTTATCCCTCATTCGGGGCAGTGGGCTCAGAGTACGGGGTTCTAATCAAGACCGGAAGTGAAGGTTCCGTGTCAATAACGTGTCCATGGACGTCACTTGGACGCTATGACTACACGCATGCGACGTCAGATGGCGTGGAGACGTGCTTAGCGACAGGCGACACCTGGAACATGTGCGCCGACAAAAAGAAAATGTCTTTCGACTTAGTGTCTTGTTCCACAAAGGTTGCCTACG CTTCCGTTGCGGTGAGCTGTATTGACTCGGTTCCCGGCACCGCAGAGACTTACGTCACAGTGTACAACGGTGGGGCCGTCGACAATAGCACCTTATTCCAGTTCGCGTGCTTT GCCCTCTCGAATGACATGACGAAGGCGTCCGTGGCCCCTGGTTATTGCCGGAAGTCCCAGACATCATCTAGTTGGCCCATCGACGTCGCCACCAATAACGAGATAGGGGGGACGTTAGACGTTACGAATACCTACG AGACCTGCCGTGAGTATGCATTTGTATTGAAAGCAAACTATATTGgttgtttatgtttaagtttGCTGTTAGAAAAAGTACACTTAGTAAAGTGA
- the LOC127878703 gene encoding P-selectin-like codes for MDGQCANVNPPDSGTVNMVSDGTVSRAQYACSAGYQFSGSASSTCVADGTWSSPAPVCYCVLPEIPAKGQMSVSSDNLTLTFQCDPGYVLSGSSSRICQNDSTGWSGAQPSCETCTQLGNVSKASVTISTVGSTSTAVYICNLGTSMLGPSTLTCLHNGSWDLDPPECVSCPALSDPNSGNVSMVTNGRVSQATFTCVPGYRLIGENITFCQTNGTWSASQPMCVCGVPADIANGSLRLSADAMSVWYGCDVGFTVSGQAQILCSTAGLGWLGQTPTCKFCSKLNTPFKGSMVTYTNGTVTQAQFTCDLGFTLRGASFLNCSGGGMWDEQEPQCVSCPSLSNPESGSVTLTTDGQVTTAVFLCFQGYQISGASSVACQITGQWDHAAPRCVCSRPTTPNSGSVQLSADGMLATYSCDAGLHTGGSENTGMSGDFQTWTEARLPVHTDGSTTTATFTCDVGYTMSGSANLACRSDGGWNVTQPTCKECSPLSAPSIGDVNMTSNGRETSARFTLRCWILHAGEGRSHVQDQRIMGLQCSHCVKCASLTAPGSGSVNISTDGSHTLAMVSCAAGYHLVGEPVLSCDEYGHWDHEMQSAM; via the exons ATTGTGTGTTACCAGAGATACCAGCCAAAGGTCAAATGTCCGTGTCAAGtgacaatttgaccttgacattccAGTGTGACCCAGGATATGTTTTATCTGGATCCTCCTCAAGGATCTGTCAGAATGACTCCACAGGATGGAGTGGAGCCCAGCCTTCTTGTG AGACCTGCACACAGTTAGGCAATGTTTCCAAGGCTTCCGTCACCATATCAACTGTTGGATCCACCAGCACTGCAGTGTATATCTGTAATCTTGGTACCTCCATGTTGGGCCCTTCAACCCTAACCTGTCTTCACAATGGTTCATGGGATCTCGACCCACCCGAATGTGTGTCATGTCCAGCCCTTTCAGACCCTAACAGTGGAAatgtttccatggtaaccaatGGCCGGGTTTCCCAAGCGACCTTCACCTGTGTGCCAGGGTATCGCCTCATTGgcgaaaatataacattttgtcaGACAAACGGAACGTGGAGTGCAAGTCAGCCAATGTGTG TATGTGGGGTACCAGCAGACATCGCAAATGGCTCCTTGAGACTGTCAGCAGATGCTATGAGTGTCTGGTATGGCTGTGACGTCGGGTTCACAGTGAGTGGTCAGGCACAGATCCTGTGCTCGACTGCAGGCCTGGGCTGGCTGGGGCAGACACCTACATGTA AGTTTTGTTCCAAGCTGAACACTCCCTTTAAAGGCAGTATGGTGACTTACACTAATGGAACTGTGACCCAGGCCCAGTTTACATGTGATTTGGGATTTACTCTTAGAGGGGCCAGCTTCCTGAATTGCTCTGGAGGGGGGATGTGGGATGAGCAAGAACCGCAGTGTG TGTCCTGTCCCAGCCTATCAAACCCAGAAAGTGGAAGTGTTACTTTGACAACAGATGGGCAGGTGACAACAGCAGTGTTCTTGTGTTTCCAAGGTTACCAGATCAGTGGTGCCAGCAGTGTGGCGTGCCAGATCACTGGACAGTGGGACCATGCTGCCCCACGATGTG TGTGCAGCCGCCCTACGACTCCTAATTCTGGCAGTGTGCAGCTCTCTGCAGACGGTATGCTGGCCACATACTCATGTGACGCAGGTTTACACACTGGTGGGAGTGAAAACACGGGCATGTCAGGAGA CTTTCAAACGTGGACGGAGGCCAGGCTGCCTGTGCATACGGATGGATCAACAACCACGGCCACATTCACGTGTGATGTGGGCTACACAATGAGTGGGTCAGCCAACCTGGCTTGCCGTAGCGATGGTGGCTGGAATGTCACACAACCTACTTGTA AGGAATGTTCGCCGCTCTCTGCACCAAGTATTGGCGATGTCAATATGACATCCAATGGGCGAGAGACTAGTGCAAGGTTCACATTGCGCTGCTGGATACTCCATGCAGGGGAGGGACGTTCTCACGTGCAGGACCAGCGGATCATGGGACTTCAGTGTTCCCACTGTG TAAAGTGTGCCTCGCTGACCGCCCCTGGTAGTGGAAGTGTAAACATCAGCACAGACGGTTCCCATACATTGGCTATGGTGTCCTGTGCAGCTGGGTACCATCTAGTTGGGGAACCGGTGCTATCCTGTGATGAGTATGGGCACTGGGACCATGAGATGCAGAGTGCA atgtaa
- the LOC127878704 gene encoding P-selectin-like: MTQEVKEGTTLTTFSCNVGFSISGTRSISCLLNGTWSASAPTCSRCSALASPSLGAISYTTDGANTIATFTCQTGYQLSGVSNATCLSSGTWNSSTPSCGYTLNGAVSRTCYMNGTSWSQAASTCVLCNTLNPPSSGYVNISSNATVSVATYTCAQGYVISGVTTRTCLKNGSWEGTSPACDCEPPVSPVNGTALKIGSVTSFSCNTGSTLLGANQITCSNSGQGWSATPPVCVTCQSLAGVTNGTGVELTSTGLQTRAQFICEAQSQPTNGAFVMATDGSTTVGTFSCELGYSLRNVTMATSICTPPRNVTNGSISVSSDGMTLTYSCNQGYTVNGSTMAACHTDGSGWSTVAPNCVKCATLASPANGHVTFSTNGSHSLVTYSCDVGFSIKDDGVSIDTCQSNVQCINLPDPDSGTVTLNFMSSVTVATYTCFQVCDIPDAPVSGSVTLSADGLTATHICPTETCSNLTIPSNGQMTYSSTGTVTMVTYNCTLGYTLVGDVTRECGSTGSWNGSDPSCRQCANVNPPDSGTVNMVSDGTVSRAQYACSAGYQLSGSASSTCVADGTWSSPAPVCCKYCV; this comes from the exons ATGACCCAGGAGGTCAAAGAGGGCACCACTCTCACGACTTTCAGCTGCAACGTGGGGTTCAGTATTTCCGGTACACGAAGTATCTCATGCCTTCTGAACGGAACTTGGAGCGCCTCAGCGCCGACGTGTT CACGATGTTCGGCGCTGGCATCCCCTAGTCTCGGCGCTATCTCGTACACCACAGACGGCGCTAACACGATCGCAACCTTCACGTGCCAGACTGGTTACCAGTTGAGTGGAGTTAGTAACGCCACGTGCTTATCTTCTGGCACGTGGAACAGCTCAACACCCTCTTGTG GATACACGTTGAATGGTGCCGTGTCCAGGACGTGCTACATGAACGGAACTTCATGGTCCCAGGCGGCCTCCACGTGTG TTCTGTGCAATACGCTCAACCCGCCTTCCAGTGGTTATGTCAACATTTCGAGCAATGCAACGGTGTCCGTCGCTACGTACACGTGCGCACAGGGTTACGTCATCAGCGGCGTCACGACGCGGACGTGCCTCAAGAACGGGTCATGGGAAGGCACGAGCCCCGCGTGCG ATTGTGAACCACCGGTAAGTCCCGTCAACGGAACAGCGTTAAAGATTGGGAGCGTGACGTCATTCTCGTGCAACACGGGCAGCACGCTTCTAGGAGCGAACCAGATCACGTGCTCGAATAGTGGACAGGGGTGGAGCGCAACCCCGCCAGTGTGTG TTACATGTCAAAGCCTGGCCGGGGTCACCAACGGCACGGGTGTGGAGCTGACCTCTACCGGGTTGCAGACACGAGCCCAGTTCATCTGTGAG GCCCAGTCTCAACCTACAAATGGTGCATTCGTGATGGCAACAGATGGTTCCACAACTGTTGGCACATTCTCATGTGAGCTGGGATACAGTCTTCGTAATGTTACCATGGCAACATCCA TTTGCACACCTCCACGCAATGTGACCAATGGGTCAATAAGTGTGTCCAGTGATGGTATGACCTTGACTTACTCCTGCAATCAAGGTTACACTGTGAATGGCTCCACCATGGCGGCATGTCACACAGATGGATCAGGCTGGAGTACTGTTGCTCCAAATTGTG TGAAATGTGCTACGTTGGCCTCACCTGCAAATGGTCATGTGACATTTTCAACCAATGGCAGCCACAGCCTGGTTACTTACTCATGTGATGTGGGATTCTCCATTAAGGATGATGGTGTCAGCATAGACACCTGTCAATCTAATG TTCAGTGTATTAATTTACCTGACCCAGATAGTGGCACTGTGACATTGAACTTCATGTCTTCTGTTACTGTGGCAACATACACATGTTTCCAAG TGTGTGACATACCCGATGCCCCTGTGTCCGGATCAGTAACGCTATCAGCAGACGGCCTCACGGCCACCCACATCTGTCCCACAG AAACATGTAGCAACCTGACTATACCCAGTAATGGTCAGATGACGTATTCAAGCACCGGCACTGTAACCATGGTTACTTACAACTGCACTCTGGGATACACCCTGGTGGGTGATGTCACGAGAGAATGTGGCTCAACAGGCAGCTGGAACGGAAGTGACCCATCTTGCA GACAGTGTGCCAATGTGAACCCCCCAGACAGTGGAACAGTGAACATGGTCTCTGATGGTACAGTAAGCAGGGCCCAGTATGCATGCTCTGCAGGGTACCAGCTCTCAGGAAGTGCATCCTCCACGTGTGTGGCAGACGGGACGTGGAGTTCACCTGCACCAGTCTGCTGTAAGTACTGTGTATAA